The Arachis ipaensis cultivar K30076 chromosome B05, Araip1.1, whole genome shotgun sequence nucleotide sequence AGATCGAAAGGGTGGGGTATCGGTTGCTAGCATCAATGGGAAACAGAGTTTTTCGGTTTTGTCTGGTTTGACTCCATGGCGACGAGCATGTGTGCCTAATGTTTGACATCCACGGGAGAATCTTGGgggaacaagtgatggagctttctgcGGAGGTTGGTGATATCGGTGGCGGTGGATCTGGCCAGTCGAACTTTGTGCAGGATGGCCAACCTCTCGCACCACCACCGCTACACGTTGCTACTTCAGTGGAAGATATGGACGTTGACGGTGAGGACTTCGACGAGGAGTATGTTGCGGATAGCAACGAAAGCGATTCTTcagaagatgatgatgaggaggagtttGTGTCGGAGACCCCGGTCGAGCCATCACGTCGGTATCTTTTGCTTGCCCCAGTGCCATACCAAGTATGAAAGTCACGAAAGCACCCACCAACGATTCttctgaagatgatgatgaggaggagtttGTACCGGAGACCCCGTCGAGCCATCACGTCGGTATCTCTGCCTACTCCGCAACCAATTCCGACCTTATCATCTGTACCCAGTCACTATCATACATTGGATATGGAAGCGATGCAAGAGAAAAATCCATTTTCCAACAAGGGTGAGGACAATTACAACTTAGACGGTGGTATAGAGTTTTGGATTGGGCACAGGTTCAAAAGCAGAGATGCGGTAATGCAGTATATGAAGAATTACAGCATTCGCAGAAGTGCTGAGTATCGAGTCATGGAATTAGAtcgattaaagtaccatgtgcattgCCAGTATTATGAAGCAGGCTGCCCTTGGCATCTCCATGTTGCTCTCCGACAGACCCGCTTTTTCAAGTACTGCAATGAGGACAGAGAACTTTTGATGGATTACAATGACATTCAATCTGATCTTGAACTCTATCATGATGATGCGTTCCTCGATGATTACGAAGACGAAAGGGATGGTGGCAATTGGCAACGCTATGAGCGCTCGCAGACTCCGGTCTACGATAACAATTTGTCCAAGTCGAAGCCAAGTAGAGGCTCATCAAGAAGGGCGACACTGGGGAGACAGTGGGTTGCACCAGAGTTTGAAGACAAGTTGGCAAAGGAGGAATATAAAGGCGGGGCGAGGTTCACGTGGGAGGGGTCGGAGGAAGGGAGGAAGCGGAAGAAACGGGAAGGAGGGTGGAAGTGGGAAGAAAGAGAATAGGTTTAAAGGAGAGAAGAGGTTTGCGATTGGTTATAGTGGGAAGAGCAGGTCCAAATTTAGGGGATCTAATTAAGAAAGGggaggaagaacaaattttaaagATGACGATTTAAGAGTTAGGGTTTTATAATTGTATATGGGTCAATTtgagtattttaaaaaaaattgagatactAATTTGAGTTAAATTCATTGTTTGTCTACATTAACTTGCAGTAAACTGTCAAGTTAACACTTAACACATCAATAATGTTAAAATGACTAATAATATTTAAACAAATAGAGATTtatgtttttgaaaataaaaaatatatttaattattttaaaaaatagaagATTTAATTAAAGCGATTTGAGAATTTTAGAATCAATTAGATTATTTCGATAAATTTTTGTGCTAGTTGAAAATAAGATAGTTCGGAGAGAAACCATAATGTTTTTAATGGAAGGaataactttaaaattttaaaaattttcaatagCTGATATGTTTtctattaaagaaaaaaaaatcctgaAAACTTTGTTTGTCTATTTTAAAATATGATGGTAAATGACGTTGTTGTCTTAACTGACATAAATTTATTGTCATTGCAACATGTggattttttatttcattattgaTGAAAAGAGTGAGATTTACGAAAATATTAGAAAAATGGTGTTTAACAGGGGTCTGGGAGCGCGTTCTTTGGGAAGCACAATACGCAAAGTGCGTATTCCCCTACAATACGCAAAACCTGTATTGCATGCATGGTCGACACGCGTCAAAGAACTGCAAGCCCGTAAATAAGGTGATGTTTGACTGTCTCTCTCTCGTCAATGTACACAAGCTTCCCCAATTTGCAAACATTTTCAGAGACAACCACAGTTTCAAACGTTCCTTTCCTTCTACTCTTTAATACTTCTTCAGTTCTATCCTTCCATACTTCCTCCTGCACAGACTTCGTCTTCATTTGCCAAATTTGTTGTTTCTTCAAGTTTTAACAAGTaagttatttaaatattattaatataattagtagATTAActgtgtgttttttttatttgaaatagaGATAATGtgataataatatatatagttGTCGAGTTGAAATCGAGTTACGGGATAGTGGATTTTATCACATATCTCAGATACTAGGAAAACTTACTTTGCACAATGCACTTATCAATGCCTTAATTGAAAGATGGCGCCCGGAAACTCACACATTCCACCTTCCATACGGTGAATGCACGATTACCTTGGAAGATGTTGCAATAATTTTTGGACTCCCCACGGATGGTTTACCGGTGTCAGGATTCACAGATAGCAGTAGTAGTAGCCTCGAAAATGAATTCATGATACAATTTGCGACAGTACCTACTGCAGTTGATCACAAAGGAAGCGGTGTCAAACTTGTATGGCTCCGCACCCTAAAGCGGCGCATGCAGTTAGATACCGCCTTGGGCAGGCAAATGTACGTAAAGATTCATATATTATTGTTGTTCGGCACAAATTTATTTTGTGACAAGTCCGGAATGACAATCCACTGGAAGTTCTTGCCTCTGCTCCGTAATTTTGCTGAGATTAGGGACTTTAGTTGGGGTTCAGCTTGCCTGGCACATTTGTATAGGACACTATGTCGGGCATCACGTTATAATTGTAAAGATGTGGATGGTCCATTGGCGCTGATTTGTGTATGGGCTTGGGAACGGTTACCGTTCCTAACACCTGTGCGATCGCAACCAAGCTTTCCGCTTGCGTGCAGGTAAGGTTACTAATGTTAATATAACATGTTACTATGAATTATTTAGTATGCATTGTTCAAATATATGATTTAAATGTATGGGTTTAGTATAAtatagtttcattttattttagctGGATTGCTTGGAGCTCGCAATTTCATGGCTATAAAAAGTGGACCATCTCGCATATTAGGCAGTTAATAGATGATATTCCTGCAGATGGGGTAAGTTTTTTTTATTACATTTGttagttttattattattgtgcATTGTTTTGTAGTTATGTTTATACGTTTGTTTTGTTATGCGTTTGCAGTTTGTGTGGAACCTGTACAGCCATGAACGTATGGGAAACATTATAGTTCCTAATGAAATCTTGCAACATCGCTTAATGTGGAGTGCAACTGTGCCACTGATATCATTTGAGTGCATTGAATGGCATGCATCAGATAGGGTCAAAAGACAATTTGGTTTACAGCAGGAAGTTCCTAGTCAGCCGATGATGCTTGCAGAAGCTCACAACATGGTCCTGACTGGACCAAAGAACAAAGATTGGAGAGATGAGCATTATGCATACATTATGATGTGGACAAACCATTTGACCTCTGTTCTGGTTGGTGATCCCGTAGTGCACTATGAAGCATCTGAAGCGTATATGCAATGGTATAATGACGAATATGGAGCTCACCTGCGTTTAACTGGTTATGTTCCACAGCCACAGCCACACCCACAGCCTCAGCCACAGCCACACCCACAGCCACAGCCACAGCCTCAGCCACAGCCAGAGCCACAACCTCAGCCACAGCCACAACCTATGATGCACCCATACCAGTACCCGTACACACAACCGTACACTGAGCCTGGAGTCTCATTCTTTAGTCAGTTATTCGATGACTCACATTCATTACAGATGCCGCCATATCAAGCATATTATCGACCCGCCATGTCACAGCAGAGGGACAAAGCAGAGCAATCTTCAAATCGTCAGTTGTATCGGTGGGCACCTGAAACAGACACGTCATAATGGGTAAATGAGTTGTTGGACCCTCAACTGCAAGTGCAACAATTTCAGCCGCAACCTCCTGAAATTAACGAGCAGGCTCCGCAGTGTAGTAGACAATCGCCTCAAATTGTTTCTGGTCGGTCATCTGTTGATTCGCAAGTACGACGTCGTAGCCCCTCTCCACGCTCTGGAGCTAGAAGGTCTATTGACTCGATTCAGAGTGATTCGATCCAGAGTGTCGCCAGAGGGATTGGGTTTAGTAATGTTAGTAATTTTCCTTAGGTGCAGGCACCCATGGCTGAGGATGATAATGTTGGCGAGGATGATAGTGATAGTGACAGCGATGgtgatgatggtgatgataatAATATACTATTGTATTCATTACTATGGTATATTAGTGTATGATTGTGATATATTTTTATATTCGTTATTGNNNNNNNNNNNNNNNNNNNNNNNNNNNNNNNNNNNNNNNNNNNNNNNNNNNNNNNNNNNNNNNNNNNNNNNNNNNNNNNNNNNNNNNNNNNNNNNNNNNNNNNNNNNNNNNNNNNNNNNNNNNNNNNNNNNNNNNNNNNNNNNNNNNNNNNNNNNNNNNNNNNNNNNNNNNNNNNNNNNNNNNNNNNNNNNNNNNNNNNNNNNNNNNNNNNNNNNNNNNNNNNNNNNNNNNNNNNNNNNNNNNNNNNNNNNNNNNNNNNNNNNNNNNNNNNNNNNNNNNNNNNNNNNNNNNNNNNNNNNNNNNNNNNNNNNNNNNNNNNNNNNNNNNNNNNNNNNNNNNNNNNNNNNNNNNNNNNNNNNNNNNNNNNNNNNNNNNNNNNNNNNNNNNNNNNNNNNNNNNNNNNNNNNNNNNNNNNNNNNNNNNNNNNNNNNNNNNNNNNNNNNNNNNNNNNNNNNNNNNNNNNNNNNNNNNNNNNNNNNNNNNNNNNNNNNNNNNNNNNNNNNNNNNNNNNNNNNNNNNNNNNNNNNNNNNNNNNNNNNNNNNNNNNNNNNNCATCTGAAGCGTATATGCAATGGTATAATGACGAATATGGAGCTCACCTGCGTTTAACTGGTTATGTTCCACAGCCACAGCCACACCCACAGCCACAGCCTCAGCCACACCCACAGCCACAACCTCAGCCACAGCCACAACCTATGATGCACCCATACCAGTACCCGTACACACAACCGTACACTGAGCCTGGAGTCTCATTCTTTAGTCAGTTATTCGATGACTCACATTCATTACAGATGCCGCCATATCAAGCATATTATCGACCCGCCATGTCACAGCAGAGGGACAAAGCAGAGCAATCTTCAAATCGTCAGTTGTATCGGTGGGCACCTGAAACAGACACGTCATAATGGGTAAATGAGTTGTTGGACCCTCAACTGCAAGTGCAACAATTTCAGCTGCAACCTCCTGAAATTAACGAGCAGGCTCCGCAGTGTAGTAGACAATCGCCTCAAATTGTTTCTGGTCGGTCATCTGTTGATTCGCAAGTACGACGTCGTAGCCCCTCTCCACGCTCTGGAGCTAGAAGGTCTATTGACTCGATTCAGAGTGATTCGATCCAGAGTGTCGCCAGAGGGATTGGGTTTAGTAATGCTGTTGATTTTCCTTAGGTGCAGGCACCCATGGCTGAGGATGATAATGTTGGCGAGGATGATAGTGATAGTGACAGCGATGGTGATGACGATGCAGGTAATAATATACTATTGTATTCATTACTATGGTATATTAGTGTATGATTGTGATATATTTTTATATTCGTTATTGTGATATATTAGTGTTTTCTTGTGATATATTTATTATTGTGATATATTTATTATTGTGATTTTTGATGTCATATAGGTGGTGCGGAAGGTGCGGATAGGACGGATACTCCAAATATTCATGGTAAAGGGTATAATCTGAGGATTGAGCCAACACGTAGAAGTGCAAGTAGATATACCCCTTCCACAATCAAGAAGGCAGTTAAAAAATGTACTAAATTTGTGAAAAAGACATTTAGCaaataattgttatttatcttttaatttaagaCCGCAATTGTAATTGTTATGAAATTTATAAATTCACATCAAATTCGAGTACACAGGGATTTCATAAATTAGTATTTAATACAATTGATGTAGTATTTAAATCCAATTCCTAATGAAGGAAAAACCAAATGCACTAAGACATAGGTGCAGATCCACCAGCACTAGGCCCTGCACGATGGGGGCATCTACTTCGACTGTGGCCTTCGCCTCCACAAAGCCTGCAACGCCTAGGACCACGCATATCCATTTCATTCAAGAAGCGGGTTATTTTGGGACGCCCTTTGGAAACCCGCTTTAAGTGCGGATTAGGTATGTGTCTTGGTCCTTGATACAACGGCCACGTTGCTGGATTTCCTAATGTCTTAAACCGTGCTCTATACACCTTTCTTATCTCAGCCATCCTATAGACCTCATGAATGTATTGTTGCCAATCAAGTCGTTGGTTCGCACAATACGCAAAGATATGGCGACATGGGATTCGATCTGTCTGAAACTCACCACAATCACAATACCGTTGACGGAGATTCACCGCATACTCGATACCAATAGGCATCTCACGTACCTCAAAGATCTCATTTTGCCTGTCAAATAGGTTAACCTGGATGTTTCCTGCTGCTTTTTAATTTGATTGCAGTTTGTTGCTAGCATATTCAGAAAATACATGTCCTGCATTCCTTCGAACCTCAGCCTCAGCCCTCTTCCTAGTGAACAACTCATTTAGCCTATAAAAAGTTGCCTTCACAAGTGACGTGATAGGAAGATTTCGAGCTCCCTTCAGTACTCCGTTGATGCACTCCACTAGGTTTGTGGTCATATGACCCCAACGATATCCATTATCAAATGCCAAAGTAAATTGCTATCGTGGGATTCGATCAAGCCATCGCGTGTAAGCCTCACCACGTTCACGCAATCTTGCATACTGCACATTAAATTCACGCACAGTCCTACAATAGCCTGTAAATAACCAacaaaacaaaatcaataaaatgGATGCTATATGCCTTGTAAAAACAAATACGCCTTAGTTTCACAATAATCTACGTACCCATATTGACTATCAGCTTCTGTAAATACGGTGCCTTGAAATTCCTCAAAAAGTTGGATGCTATGTGCCTAACACAAAACATTCGGATAGCTCTTGGAGGTTCCCATGATCCATTACTACGAGCTATTGCTGAGGTAATAGAGTCGTGACGATCAGAGATAAGCCCAACACCATATCGAGTCACCACATGTGTGCGTAAATGAGTAAGAAAGAAGTGTCATGCATCAGAAGTCTCACCCTCAACAACGGCAAATGCAAGAGGCACAATATTGCCATTGCCATCCTGAGAAACTGCAACTAGTAGAGCTCCTTTATATTTTCCGTACAGATGTGTCCCATCCACCTGTACGATTGGCTTGCAGCTCCTAAATGCTCTGATGCAAGGATAAAAGCTCCAAAATACCCGCGTCAGTATCCTTACATCATGGACTACCTCATCCCCTTGGTATGCTGGTGCAGTTTCAATCTCGACTGCTGCTGATGGATCTTTTTGTACCATTGCTTCAAACCACGACGACAAAGCTTCATAAGAAGCTTCCCAACCACCAAAAAGGTTTGCAATTGCCTTTTGCTTCGCGAGCCATGCTTTGCGGTAACTTGTCGTATAATTGAATTTTGACTGCACTTCAGCAATTATTGATTTCACTTTCAAAGATGGATCAGCTTCAACCAATGGCTTTATCACCTCTGCAATCATGTCTGAATTTAGCTTAGCATGATCTTGAGAAATTCTAGTTCTAGTGCATGTGTGACTACCATTGTATCGCCTTACAACCCAACAAAATTTTCTCTTAATAAGACTAGCTCTAATAAGCCAATCGCAACTTGTTCCATATTGTACACACTTAGCATAAAAAGTCGTTGGCTCAGATTCACACACCCGGTAATCCACTCCCCTGCGAATGGTATAATCTTTAATTGCTGCAATAACAGTCTCTCTAGAACTGAATTCCATGCCAACAACAAATTCACTGTCCAAAACAACAACAGGATCTAcagcaataacaacaataaataatTCTAACTATTGCTTTacaattcaataataataataataataataataataataataataataataataataataactgctTACTTGAATTGATATATTCAGGAAATTCTGGTGCATTCATAGCGTCTACATCCAAGGCGTGCATGAAAGAAGGCTCTCTAGATAGATATTGGCTCGCCAGTGCATTTGCCACATCTGTTACGTTAGATTCAACTATTATATCATCTTCACCCACTTCTTCAGTTGAACCAACAATATGTTAGGTGCCCTCAAATTCCTCTTCGCTTTCACTGTTATAAACAGTCCAGTCGATGTTAGCCTCCGGTAAATCAACCTCAACTAattcttcaaactcaacatacaattCGAGAATAGACACTTGTGCCCGTGTTTGTTGGTAGATCGAAAACATTCCTTGCATACTTCCTTCGTCAACCACATTCATCATTTGAAACTGAACGAAACCACCGAACACTAAAATAGGCtgtctataaaaaatattaacgACTCTCTTTAATACTTGATTATCACCACATTGACAAAGTATACTCTTAAATTCCTCGTATGTTATTGCAAAAGGAATAACAATATCACGTGGATTCTCACAAACAAAACTCACACCCTCAGATGTTTGGGGAAAGATTTGACCATTATAATACATTTTCAAACTAATACCTCTCTCCATTTTTATACTCTTACATtctcaaaaaaataaaacactCTCACACTCAATCAACCTAATACCGTTCCTCCTTTTATAGTActtcaattataattttttatttacgaAAATACAATACGCAATTTGCGGATTAACAATACGCAATTTGTGTTTTTGCAATTCGCAGTCTGTAGATTGACAATACGCAGACTGTGTATTGTCCCTTTAATATTAAAAAACACAATACACAGATTGTGTATTGTcccttaaatattataaaattacaaTCCGTCCTTTGCGTATTGTCCTCATGGCTGTGGCAAGCAGAATCTGCTCCTGACAATTCGCAGAGTGTGAATTCTCCCGCCGCCATAGTTTTGCAAAACACCCTCACTTCCAATATTGAGGCATTACACCAGATtttttagggttaagtatgattttggttcccaacgtaggggctgaaaatttatttcgtccctcacctttttttcgctccaaaatggtccccaaagtttcagtttattttaaaatcgtcctttttaccaattatatttttttattaccaaattaccctttattaaaaaaattataaaataaaataaataaataaaaaaagaaaaaaaagaaagaaaggggNNNNNNNNNNNNNNNNNNNNNNNNNNNNNNNNNNNNNNNNNNNNNNNNNNNNNNNNNNNNNNNNNNNNNNNNNNNNNNNNNNNNNNNNNNNNNNNNNNNNNNNNNNNNNNNNNNNNNNNNNNNNNNNNNNNNNNNNNNNNNNNNNNNNNNNNNNNNNNNNNNNNNNNNNNNNNNNNNNNNNNNNNNNNNNNNNNNNNNNNNNNNNNNNNNNNNNNNNNNNNNNNNNNNNNNNNNNNNNNNNNNNNNNNNNNNNNNNNNNNNNNNNNNNNNNNNNNNNNNNNNNNNNNNNNNNNNNNNNNNNNNNNNNNNNNNNNNNNNNNNNNNNNNNNNNNNNNNNCACCGCCGTCCGccgcttctttttcttcttctgtgaattctgtgaattaatttttttttgtgaaatttgttgtggaatattgttgttactgaaatttaaatttggagtattgttgttgctgattctgggttcttgatgatgatgatgattttctgagTTGAGTTTTTGTTTGTCTGAGTTTGAGTTCTGGATCTGAGTTCTGGATCTGAGTTCGGATgaggatgacgatgatgatgttgTTTTTTATGAGTTTTGATTGGTGTGATAGAGATGGTGATGGAGTGACAGTGGGTGgggagtggtggtggtggttctggttctggtggtggtggtggtggtggcatgATTTTAGGGAAGAAGGGATAGGAGCATTTTGGTCCGAAGGaccattttaaaacaaactgaaactttggagaccattttggagcgaaaaaaaggcgagggacgaaaaaaatttttaacccctacgttagggaccaaaatcatacttaacccgaTTTTTTACAATAACTAAAAAAATGAGCAACTACAGTTAGTTACTaattattgattttgaattttattttttattaaattttatttaaaattaacaaattttGTCTACTTGTAAAGTTAGTTGATTATGTGTCAGTAATATATTACAGTAAAGTaggacaaataaatttttgtaaaaaatttaTAAGATACTTAAACTTTTAACTAATTATAAACATAGACACATAAATTCATAATGAATCACTTTGATTGATGGACaatacaaatataaaaaattgattTGACCTTAAAGAAGTTGTAGGTAGGACTGGAAGTGAGCCGAGCTAGACCaaactcaagctcggctcacgaaaattgagcttggctcacgactcgactcattaacaatcgagcttatttcttaagctcaaactcggctcaccaaaagctcacgagctggctcgagCTCACAAGCTGGCTCAAATAAGAAAAACATagatacataatctataattttatatcaataaattataacttatatatttttaaaaatataatttcagGCTTAAGCTTGGCTCACCActcacgagcttagcttatcAAGCTGTTAACGAGTCGAACTCGAGCTGGCTCATGagttggcttgactcacttcTAGCCCTAGTTGTAGGTAATGATTAATTAGAGCATTAGGCTGAACTTGATCACGTACATTACGCTAATCAATGACCCTTGTAAGGTCTGTGATTTGAAGAAACTTTATGAATGAGATGAATAAAAGAAGTTTAAAACCTGACAATATCACATTCACAACACTAATAGATGAATATTGTAAGGATGATATATGAAATATGCATTGGAGATCAAGAAGAAAATGATAGATTGGAGGGAGATTAAGCTTGATGAGGTAGCTTTTACTGCACTTATATAAGAACTTTGCAGAAAAAAAGATGGAGAAAGAGGAGCAAGGAACTGAGAGTTAACGTAATCAGTTAACGTTATACGTAGGCCAGATTCATTAACTTTCGACGGAGAGTTTAATAGAAGGGTTAGAAAGTCTGACATATTTAATGGTTAGGGACTGCATTATTATTTTCCAATCGATAAAGGACGTGTTGTTATTTTGAGCAATAGTTAAGGGCTTAAGTGGGATTttactctaaaataaaataaattgattttaCTTGAACAACTTAACATAAAAAACACTTTATAGATTTTCAAAGTATTACAAAAATACAATGAAAAGAAACCTTCACAGAATTTTAAAGGTATTAattaaaatgaagaaattaataaAGTACAAGAGAAACGAAAT carries:
- the LOC107641170 gene encoding uncharacterized protein LOC107641170; this translates as MNAPEFPEYINSNPVVVLDSEFVVGMEFSSRETVIAAIKDYTIRRGVDYRVCESEPTTFYAKCVQYGTSCDWLIRASLIKRKFCWVVRRYNGSHTCTRTRISQDHAKLNSDMIAEVIKPLVEADPSLKVKSIIAEVQSKFNYTTSYRKAWLAKQKAIANLFGGWEASYEALSSWFEAMVQKDPSAAVEIETAPAYQGDEVVHDVRILTRVFWSFYPCIRAFRSCKPIVQVDGTHLYGKYKGALLVAVSQDGNGNIVPLAFAVVEAIARSNGSWEPPRAIRMFCVRHIASNFLRNFKAPYLQKLIVNMGYCRTVREFNVQYARLRERGEAYTRWLDRIPR